The genome window GTTACTCATTAATGCGTCAGGCTTCGTTGCTTGATTGAGGGTGGGAATTACATGACTACGACCACCATCATTCAAGCATTAGCAGAAGCCCTTATCAGCGCGGCTAAGGTTAATGCTTCGGTACAGGTGAAACCGGCGGCGGTTCTTTGGGCAGATGCAGATTCGCAATGGCTGCCGGTAATAGATCGGCTTCGTGAGATATACCCAGGTTTGCTCGGTTTGGGTGAGTATCAGCCGGATGCGGGTAAAGGGCCGGCTATTTGGTTGAAGTGTGCGGTTGCGGGGCTTATTCCGGAATATCCGGTTGACCAGCTGCCGTGCGTACTCCATTTGCCTGGCGTGAGTCGTTCCGACTTGCGTGCTATTGAGAGCTGTCCGCGCGACCTCCAGCCTCTGGCTGAGTTGCAGTACCGCGGCGTGCTCTGGGGGCAGGCCAATGGCAAAGATTGGACCGTAAACGCTTTTCTGACCTCTAAAAATGGTGGCCTTGGTCTGAATGTTTCGCAGGACCAGGCAACTCAGGATGCATTAAGACAGGTTTTGCTTGCTGGTCTGCTGATGGATATGTCACTGGAGGAACTTCAGGGGCGACGAATCAATGCTGAATGGCTACAGAGCCTATTAGCACCTAACCCCGTTCGTGATCTGCTGCTGTGGCTAAATGATCCAGCTTCCGCTCTGGCGCAATGGGACACTTCGCGTCGTGAGGTTTTTATACAGCGTTGCAAGTCCGATTTTGGATTTCATCCTGTAAATGATGGCCAGCTTGTAGCCGCGGATAATCTAGCCAAGGCCGAAGGAAGGTGGGCTGCAGTGGCAGAGCTGTATCGGGATTCGTTCTCTAGTTATCCCAATATCCTTGGCTTGTTAGCAAAGTTAGAGCCGCCTCAGCTTGGATTATTCGATGACCTCGCGGCTGTCGCTGGTTATCCGCAAGTGAATGAAGGAAAGGAAAGCGCTCTTCGGTATGCGCTTTCAGCCATTGGCAGCATGACGGTAGACCATGCTCGTACGGCAATACTTGCCGCTGATAAGGAACACGCGGTTCGCCGGGAGTGGTTGTGGGCCCAAATGGGGCGCGCACCATTGGCACTAGCACTGGAGCACCTTTCCCAGGTTGCAGTATTGAGCGCGAAATTGCCGGTTGGTGTTATGCCAGACCAGTTGGCAGCTAGTTATCAAGAATCTGGTTGGAAAGTAGATGCAGCTGCTTTGCGATCTTTAGCCGCTGTGCAAAGCAGCTCCGATCTGGCCGCCGTATCAGCTGCATTGCGCGCGGTTTATTGGCCTTGGCTCGAGGAGGCGGCAAGACGGTTGCAGGAGGCTACCAGGACGGCTGGCGGGTTGGCTAAAAAGCCTACGTCTGCAGCACCTATTCAGAGTAACGGCACCTGTACTGTGTTTGTCGATGGTTTGCGATATGACGTCGCAGTTCAACTGATGGAGAAGCTGACAAGTCTTGGTGAGGCCAGCTTGGGTGCTCGCTGGACAAGCATGCCTTCGGTTACAGCATCTGGAAAAGCCTGGTGTTCTCCAGTGGCTCATTTGGTTTCTGGCAATCCTGCAGAGATTGATTTTGAGCCCAGCGTGACCGCAGAGGGCAAGCCACTTTCGGCTCATAATTTCCGTAAGCTGCTGAGCGATAACGGGGTACAGCCTCTCGGGAAACATGAGATTGGCGATGCTGACGGTATTGCTTGGACCGAGGCAGGTGATCTTGATCACTATGGACATCAGCATGGAGTTCGCCTGGCCAGAGACCTTGATATCCAGCTAGCCCAGGTCATAGAGCGCATCACTGAATTAAAGGATGCCGGCTGGCGCTACTTCCAGATTGTTACCGACCACGGTTGGTTGCTGTTACCTGGAGGACTGCCGAAAAGTGAGCTACCGATGCACCAAGCTCAAACCCGCTGGGGTCGTTGTGCTGTTTTGAGGGATTCAGCCCACGGTACGCCGCTGACCTTCGGCTGGGACTGGTGTAAAGATGTTCAGATAGCCTACGCGCCAGGAATTACGAGCTTTATTGCTGGAAATGAGTATGCGCATGGAGGATTGAGCCTTCAGGAGTGCCTGGTTCCTGTAATCACCCTCAAGGCCAGTGGCGCGCCATCATCTGCGGTAACCGTGACAATCAAATCTGTCATTTGGAAGGGGTTGCGCTGTGTGGTTCAAGTTGAGCCAGCCGATTCGGGTTTGACGGTAGATATTCGCACCAAACCAGCGTTGGCAAATAGCAGCATAGCGGCCAGCACTAAAGCACTTGAGAATGGCAAAGCTAATTTGGCGATTGCCGATGATGAGCACTTGGGTACGGCTGCTGTTGTGGTCGTGCTTAACCAGGATGGCGATGTGCTGCAGAAGTCTGCAACCACCATTGGCGGATAAACAAACGGGACAAAATGCATGCAGCTCGATGATCTAGACGGTAAGGCGACAAGCGCTTTCGAGGGCTACGTGGTTCGTAAGGATCTGGTACGTACGTTCAGTCGCCAATTCCCGGTGCCCACCTACGTAGTTGAATTCCTGCTCGGGCGCTATTGCGCAACGATTGACGAGGAGGAGATACAAGAAGGGCTGGAGATCGTCCAGCGGCAGTTAGCATCGCGCACAGTCAAGGCAGGCGAGGAGGAGTTGTTTAAGGCTCGTGCTCGCGAGGCTGGCTCAGTAAAAATTATCGACATCATTACTGCTCGTCTCGACGCAAAAACTGACTCTTATGTAGCCACCTTGCCTAGTTTGCGGTTGAACGATGTTCGTTTAACGCCAGAGATGGTCAGCAATAACGAGCGCATGTTGACCGGCGGCTTTTATGCCGAAGTTACCCTTGCCTATGACGCATCCATTGCACAGGAGAAAGGTGGCCGTCCCTTTGGCATTGAGTCGCTAAGAGCTATTCAGCTGTCAAAGCGTGAAGTACTGGATGTCCTTGCAAAAGGACGTGAAAACTTCTCTACCGCAGAGTGGCGTGATTTGTTGTTGCGCAGCGTCGGATTTGAGCCAGAGACTTTGGGCGATCGGGCTAAAGATGCGCTGCTACTTCGTATGATTCCTTTCGTAGAGCGTAACTACAACCTTGTCGAGCTTGGCCCGAGGGGCACAGGAAAATCACACTTGTTCCAGCAAGTCTCGCCTTACGCTCACCTGATTTCGGGTGGTAAGGCGACGGTCGCGCGAATGTTCGTCAACAACGCATCTGGGCAGAGAGGCCTGGTGTGTCAGTACGATGTTGTGTGTTTCGACGAGGTGTCGGGTGTTTCCTTCGACCAGAAGGATGGCGTAAACATCATGAAGGGATACATGGAGAGCGGCGAGTTTTCACGCGGCAAAGAAAGTATTCGCGCTGATGGTTCCATAGTCCTGGTGGGCAACTTTGACGTGGATGTCGAGCACCAGCAACGCATTGGGCATCTTTTGGGGCCGCTGCCCCCGGAGATGCGAGACGATACAGCCTTCATGGATCGCATCCATTGCTTCTTGCCGGGCTGGGATGTGCCGAAGCTAAGCCCAAACTTGTTCACAGAGCATTTCGGCCTGGTCAGTGATTTTTTATCCGAGTGCTTCACTCAACTGCGAAGTCAAAGTCGTGTTTCGGAGTTGCAGGGCCGCGTTTACTGGGGCGGGGCATTGAGCGGGCGGGACATCAATGGCGTCAACAAGACAGTAAGTGGCCTGCTCAAACTGATTTCGCCTAACCCGGAAACTGATGTAAGCGATGAAGATCTGGAGTGGGCAGTTCGCCTTGCGCTGGAAGTGCGCCGCAGAGTGAAAGAGCAACAAAAACGTATTGGAGCTGCTGAGTTCCGTAACACGCACTTCAGTTACACCTTTGGTACCGAAGGTGTTGAAAAGTTCGTGGCTACCCCTGAGTTGCAAAGCCAAAGTGGAATCGGTGACGAACCTCTGGAGTGCGGTCAGATTTGGACGTTGAGTCCAGGTGGCCAGGATGAGCACCCCGGCCTATTTCGTCTGGAGGTTACTGAGGGACCGGGGAGCGGGGTGCGAGTGTTAAACAACCCTGTTCCACCTGCGTTCCGGGAGTCCATTCGCTGCGCGGAGCAAAATCTCTATGCGCGCGCAGCGCAGTTAGTGGGAGACCGTGATCCTCGCGCACATGAATTCTCGGTACAACTTCGTGGTTTTGATGCGGCTAAATCGGGTGCTAAAACAGGTGTTGGCGCTTTGATCGCCCTTGCTAGCGCATTACTGAAGAAATCAGTACGCGGAGGCTTGGTAGTGGTTGGGGAGGTCACCCTGGGCGGCACTATTGAGCCCGTTCACAATGCCGTTACTCTCGCGGAGTTGTCAGTGGAAAAAGGCGCTAAATCCCTGTTGCTCCCGGTTTCATGCCGCCGCCAGCTTTTCGATCTTTCTGATGATATGGCAACGAAGCTTGATATCGAATTTTATCAGGATGCGCGTGATGCTTTGCTAAAAGCGTTAGCCGAATAATCAATATTTATTAAAAGGGTCACACAATGGCTGGCTTTTTTAAAAGATCGTTGTCTTGGATTGTTGCGCTTGTAGTGCTGCTACTATTAACCGGGCTAACTCATATGTATGCCAGAGTGACTACGCTTGGTTATGTGCAGGGTTATGATTTTCTTATATTTAAGAATGCTTTTGATAGACTTGATGTCAGTAATCATGAAGATGGAAAATTAATTAAATCTACCACAAACGTGCTTGGGAGCAGTGACCGCGCACTTTTTTCTGTCGCAGTGATATCTGGTAATACATGTTTGGAAAATGATGGGAGCAACGGAATTTGTAAGTTATTTCCAGTCCGTTCAGTGTTTGAGTCGGCGCTGTCAAAAAATAAAGTCCACACCATTGCTGGAAAATATCTTGAGTTAAACGTTATGGAAGACAGTGATAGGAGATATTTTGTATTTGATAAACTCCAGGGCGGGGATTTGATTGTTGCTGAAACTTTACCATATCTTATCTATGACGATTCATTTCTTAGTAGGGAAAGTTTATTTTTTAAAGATATTCCAAAATATCTTTCTACCTACGATGGATTTTCCCTTATGTACCGGAAAAGCATTGGGGCTTGGGTTTTTTTAATTATCATAATTGGTATGCTTTTTGTTTCTCAGGAAGTTATTTACAGAAAAAAAAGTTATGAATTCAAACGGCTTAATACAGATAAAGACGCGATTGAAAAGCGGTTGTTAGATGCTAATGAATCGCTTTCTACTATCCTATTTGAAAAGGATGCGCTAGAAAATGAAATATCAGAAATTAAGCTGGAGCTTGAAAAGATTGATAGCCTTTCTCACTCTAAGGCTGATCTTGAAAATACACTGAAAATGAAGATGCATGAGCTTCACAAGAAGGATAACCTTGTCAGTCAAGTCGAAAATCACCACCTGGAGGATCTGAACAAACTTTATAACTTAGAGAAAGAGCTAGAAAATTTACGAAATAAATTATCAAACCAAGATCAAGATGATATTTCTAGGCAGGAAGCTTCTGACCTTAATGAATTAAAAAGCTTATGGTTAAATGGAAAATTAACTTGGGATGATCGGTTGGCTATTGAGGGGAAAGTTTCCTTTGCGGATTTAGATAGAGCGCCCTTTACTGACTATATAGTGTATACGTCATTTGAGCAGTGGATAGTCCGAGCTTGTAATAGACATAAATTGGCTTATCCAGGCGAGAAGCTTGAGCTCTATAAACAGATCGATCTTTTAAAAAATGCCAATATTGTAAGCGATAAAGAGGCGGACCTTCTTCATGAAGCCAGAATTGTTAGGAATAACTGGTTTCACTCAGGTGTTAAGCCTACAGCCGCATTCACATCTAAGGTTGTTAAGTTCCTTAAGATAAAAAACAGTCCAAAAATTGATCCGAGAGTATGATTTCCATGAACGATAATTTTCACGTATTGACTCATTGGTTGATTGCTGTTGCCTGTGATAAATCTACAGCTTCAATTATAAATGTATGACTTTGTAAAAGCATTGGGCTTCCCTGCCCGATTTTCTTCATGTCTGAATTAAGCATTCTATTTTTGTGATCAAGTAATCCAGCGGGCTCCTACCCTCCAGTCGCTTTTGAAAGACCTCATCACGGTGGTAAAACACCCAGGTTTCGAGCGCCTGACGATTACTTTGCTCGTAGCCTGAACCCAGCACGCAAATAAGTTCGCTTCCTTGCGGGTCTTCAAGGTAGTGACTCAGCGCAGAAGCAATGTGTTTCAGATACTTATGTTCGCGCTCCTCCATCGATGTGCCAAGGCTGATGACGTTACCGTTTTTTATCAGTTTCATGGTTGTACTCCTCAGCCCTGTAAGTTGGCTTTGATCAGATTGTCGAAGGCGCTGCCATCGTGGCGAGTCAGGTTCGGCACATAGCGCGAGTAAACGCGAAACAGCATCTCGGTGGTGGTATGGCCCATTTGACGTGCGATCCATTCAGGGTTCTCACCGGCTGCCAGCCAGAGCGTTGCTGCCGTATGCCGGCTCTGATATGGCCGACGTACCCTGAGCCCCAGATGGCGAAGCAGCGGCGCCCACACGCGCTTACTGATATTCCGGTACTCGTGTGGAGTTCCTTCGCGAGTACAGAACACGAACTGACTATTGCCTGTTCGTTTCTTTTGCTCCTGGAGTGCTTCGAAGACAGGCCCCGACATATCGATTTCGCGCTGGGAGCCATCGTTCTTTGTGTAGTCGAGTTTGCCGCCTACCCAGGTTTCACGAATCAGGATCTGCCTGCGCTCGAAGTCGACGTATTTCCACTGCAACCCGTCAACTTCCGCCGTACGCAGCCCAGTAAAGAACCTGACGGTGTAGTACGGGCGGAAATCAGACCTGACAGTGTCCAGAATCTGAATAACCTCCTGCAGAGTGAAAGGCTCGACATCTGTCTTCTGTACTTTCAGTGATTTGATTGCAAGGTAAGGTGACGTAAACTCAAAACGGTCAGCCGCCTCATTAAGGATCATGCGCAATGGCGTCATGATGTGGTTGATTCGCGTCGCTGACAGACTCTGACCTTTCTGCCCGGGCACTTTGCCGAGAGCCGAGCGGAATGCCAGGATGTCTGCCTTGGTGATGGCGCTGACTTCTTTCTTGCCGAAGACCGGCAGCAGATGCTTTTCAAGCGTGCTGCGTACCGTCTTGCTATGGCTATCACGCCATTCGATTTTCTTTTCATCGAACCAGAGCTCTGCGAAGTCTTTCAGCAGAGGTGTATTCATCAGAGCGCAGCCAGCTTTTAACCGGCTGAACTCTTGGACTCTGGCGCTGTGTGGAAAGTAGGTGCCGTAATCAAAGCTTCCCAGGGTGATTTCAGCCTCGATAAGACTGAGTATCTTCTCGGCTTTCTTGCGATTGGCCGGGGTATTGGGAAGGGTGGTCTGCTCTCGGCAACGCTTGCCGAGATAGCGAAAGTCAAAGAAGAGATTCCCTGTCTCCTTCCGGACAACAATATTACCCATGGCAAATTCCCCCATTAGCCATGGGGATGCCGAAACCATTGCTCTGCGAAAACTTCACCATGTCGCGTTCAACGGCATCCCAAATGAAAAGGATCTTTCGGCCTCCAAATGGACGGAAATAATGGATGCCCTCCAGAAGGACAGAATCCTTGAGACGATTACGGATCGTCCTGGCGTCGTATTTGATGCGATGGGATAGCTCTTCAGTAGTCAGATAAATTTCGCTCATTTCTCTCTCCAGATCCATTTGAATCATATATGAGCCTTTTGGCTCGAGAGTGATAATAACGAGTCATTTGAGACTTGCAAGAGTTTTTTGACTCAAATTTGAGTCGAATGCAAAATGGGCGACGTTTCTTCGCCAGGTCACCCGCATGATTCGAGTAATGTTCAAGCAACAGCTGGACGAGAAATCCTTCAGGGAGAAGCGCCGCATCACGTTAAATGAAGTGAGTGATGCAACTGGAATCTCCAGGGCAACGCTTTCGCGTATAGCCAATACACCTGGCCACAACACTTCGACTGATCATATCGATGCGCTTTGCGACTACTTAGGGTGTGAGTTGGATGACTTGCTCAAGCGAGTGGTAGAGAAGTCGGAGTGAGTCTTTTTGCTGAACCGCCAGGTGGCATGATCTTGGCTGGCCGCTGAAGCGAACGGATACCGCTAAATTTAAGGCAGTGGTCAGTATCAGCCGAACCCTATTTGGCCCGTTCAAACCATGGGCACAGAATGGACACATTTTGGACACAGCCTGAAAAACCGCTGAAGACGGTAGATGAGGGCGGTGGTCATTGCTGATTGCAGGATATTGCCTCGGCGAGGCAAAAGAGAATTACCAGATTGGCCAAAACCAGGAACTGGCTTTCAGGCGGGATTTAAAAAAGTCTTTTAAATCAAGGAGTTTGGCGCACCAGGCGGGATTCGAACCCACGACCCCTGCCTTCGGAGGGCAGTACTCTATCCAGCTGAGCTACTGGTGCATATCTGTTGCGGGGGAACTATTTGAACACTAGCTGTGACGGTGTTCAATCTGATGATCACTGCCTTCGGAGGGCAGTACTCTATCCAGCTGAGCTACGAGTGCGTAATTGTTGCGGACTTGCATTTGATCACTAGCTTCCAGGTTGCTCAACCTAATGATCACTGCCTTCGGCGGGCAGTTCTCTATCCGGCTGGGCTACTGGTGCAGCGCGGGCGTCATGATACGCATCTGTAGCGGGGGCGTCCATTCGCTGCTGATTCGTTCGTGATATCGAACAATCGGCTATGTTTAACGTTGAATGATCGGGCAAATAATCCTGGAAAACTGAAAACGTTAAATTTATTGAACAGGCTATTGCCCTTTTTGTTGCGCCCGCCTAGCATTCGTTTGAGATTTCAAACGCCCCCGGTTTGGTTGTTTTTCAGGGGGTGAACTACTGTGTTGGATTCTGGCTGCTTTTCGGGCCACAGCTGTTCGTAACAAGTTTTACCGGCAAATATATGCCGGTACACAGGAGACTGCCATGCAACTCAAAGACGCCACGCTGTTCCGTCAGCAGGCTTTCATCGATGGAACCTGGCTGGACGCGGATGGCGGCCAGACCATCAAGGTCAATAATCCGGCCACCGGCGAGATTATCGGCACTGTGCCGAAGATGGGCGCGGCCGAGACCCGCCGCGCCATCGAGGCGGCGGATCGGGCCTTGCCGGCCTGGCGCGCACTGACTGCCAAGGAGCGTGCGACCAAATTGCGCCGCTGGTTTGATCTGTTGATGGAAAATCAGGATGACCTTGGCCGGCTGATGACACTGGAGCAGGGCAAGCCGCTGGCCGAAGCCAAGGGCGAAATCGCTTATGCGGCCTCGTTCATCGAGTGGTTTGCCGAAGAAGGCAAGCGCGTATATGGCGACACCATTCCGGGTCATCAGGCGGACAAGCGCATTCTGGTGATGAAGCAGCCGATCGGTGTGACCGCCGCCATTACGCCGTGGAACTTCCCGGCCGCGATGATTACCCGCAAGGCCGGCCCGGCATTGGCTGCCGGTTGCACCATGGTGATCAAGCCGGCCAGCCAGACGCCGTTCTCGGCACTGGCGCTGATGGTGCTGGCCGAGCGCGCCGGTATTCCAAGCGGTGTGTTGAGCGTGGTGACCGGCAGTGCCGGCGACATCGGCAGCGAACTGACCGGCAACCCGCTGGTGCGCAAGCTGTCCTTTACCGGCTCGACCGAAATCGGCCGCCAGCTGATGATGGAATGCGCCAAGGACATCAAGAAAGTCTCGCTGGAGCTGGGTGGCAATGCTCCGTTCATCGTGTTTGATGATGCCG of Pseudomonas pohangensis contains these proteins:
- the pglZ gene encoding BREX-1 system phosphatase PglZ type B, with the protein product MTTTTIIQALAEALISAAKVNASVQVKPAAVLWADADSQWLPVIDRLREIYPGLLGLGEYQPDAGKGPAIWLKCAVAGLIPEYPVDQLPCVLHLPGVSRSDLRAIESCPRDLQPLAELQYRGVLWGQANGKDWTVNAFLTSKNGGLGLNVSQDQATQDALRQVLLAGLLMDMSLEELQGRRINAEWLQSLLAPNPVRDLLLWLNDPASALAQWDTSRREVFIQRCKSDFGFHPVNDGQLVAADNLAKAEGRWAAVAELYRDSFSSYPNILGLLAKLEPPQLGLFDDLAAVAGYPQVNEGKESALRYALSAIGSMTVDHARTAILAADKEHAVRREWLWAQMGRAPLALALEHLSQVAVLSAKLPVGVMPDQLAASYQESGWKVDAAALRSLAAVQSSSDLAAVSAALRAVYWPWLEEAARRLQEATRTAGGLAKKPTSAAPIQSNGTCTVFVDGLRYDVAVQLMEKLTSLGEASLGARWTSMPSVTASGKAWCSPVAHLVSGNPAEIDFEPSVTAEGKPLSAHNFRKLLSDNGVQPLGKHEIGDADGIAWTEAGDLDHYGHQHGVRLARDLDIQLAQVIERITELKDAGWRYFQIVTDHGWLLLPGGLPKSELPMHQAQTRWGRCAVLRDSAHGTPLTFGWDWCKDVQIAYAPGITSFIAGNEYAHGGLSLQECLVPVITLKASGAPSSAVTVTIKSVIWKGLRCVVQVEPADSGLTVDIRTKPALANSSIAASTKALENGKANLAIADDEHLGTAAVVVVLNQDGDVLQKSATTIGG
- a CDS encoding site-specific integrase; the protein is MGNIVVRKETGNLFFDFRYLGKRCREQTTLPNTPANRKKAEKILSLIEAEITLGSFDYGTYFPHSARVQEFSRLKAGCALMNTPLLKDFAELWFDEKKIEWRDSHSKTVRSTLEKHLLPVFGKKEVSAITKADILAFRSALGKVPGQKGQSLSATRINHIMTPLRMILNEAADRFEFTSPYLAIKSLKVQKTDVEPFTLQEVIQILDTVRSDFRPYYTVRFFTGLRTAEVDGLQWKYVDFERRQILIRETWVGGKLDYTKNDGSQREIDMSGPVFEALQEQKKRTGNSQFVFCTREGTPHEYRNISKRVWAPLLRHLGLRVRRPYQSRHTAATLWLAAGENPEWIARQMGHTTTEMLFRVYSRYVPNLTRHDGSAFDNLIKANLQG
- a CDS encoding DUF4145 domain-containing protein — translated: MAGFFKRSLSWIVALVVLLLLTGLTHMYARVTTLGYVQGYDFLIFKNAFDRLDVSNHEDGKLIKSTTNVLGSSDRALFSVAVISGNTCLENDGSNGICKLFPVRSVFESALSKNKVHTIAGKYLELNVMEDSDRRYFVFDKLQGGDLIVAETLPYLIYDDSFLSRESLFFKDIPKYLSTYDGFSLMYRKSIGAWVFLIIIIGMLFVSQEVIYRKKSYEFKRLNTDKDAIEKRLLDANESLSTILFEKDALENEISEIKLELEKIDSLSHSKADLENTLKMKMHELHKKDNLVSQVENHHLEDLNKLYNLEKELENLRNKLSNQDQDDISRQEASDLNELKSLWLNGKLTWDDRLAIEGKVSFADLDRAPFTDYIVYTSFEQWIVRACNRHKLAYPGEKLELYKQIDLLKNANIVSDKEADLLHEARIVRNNWFHSGVKPTAAFTSKVVKFLKIKNSPKIDPRV
- a CDS encoding helix-turn-helix domain-containing protein yields the protein MFKQQLDEKSFREKRRITLNEVSDATGISRATLSRIANTPGHNTSTDHIDALCDYLGCELDDLLKRVVEKSE
- the gabD gene encoding NADP-dependent succinate-semialdehyde dehydrogenase gives rise to the protein MQLKDATLFRQQAFIDGTWLDADGGQTIKVNNPATGEIIGTVPKMGAAETRRAIEAADRALPAWRALTAKERATKLRRWFDLLMENQDDLGRLMTLEQGKPLAEAKGEIAYAASFIEWFAEEGKRVYGDTIPGHQADKRILVMKQPIGVTAAITPWNFPAAMITRKAGPALAAGCTMVIKPASQTPFSALALMVLAERAGIPSGVLSVVTGSAGDIGSELTGNPLVRKLSFTGSTEIGRQLMMECAKDIKKVSLELGGNAPFIVFDDADLDAAVDGALASKYRNAGQTCVCANRLYVQDGVYDAFAEKLRVAVAKLKIGNGLEDGITTGPLIDEKAVAKVKEHIDDAVSKGATVLSGGKALGGNFFEPTILLNVPKSAAVAKEETFGPLAPLFRFKDEADVIAQSNDTEFGLASYFYARDLGRVFRVAEALEYGIVGVNTGIISTEVAPFGGIKASGLGREGSKYGIEDYLEIKYVCLGGI
- the brxL gene encoding protease Lon-related BREX system protein BrxL; the protein is MQLDDLDGKATSAFEGYVVRKDLVRTFSRQFPVPTYVVEFLLGRYCATIDEEEIQEGLEIVQRQLASRTVKAGEEELFKARAREAGSVKIIDIITARLDAKTDSYVATLPSLRLNDVRLTPEMVSNNERMLTGGFYAEVTLAYDASIAQEKGGRPFGIESLRAIQLSKREVLDVLAKGRENFSTAEWRDLLLRSVGFEPETLGDRAKDALLLRMIPFVERNYNLVELGPRGTGKSHLFQQVSPYAHLISGGKATVARMFVNNASGQRGLVCQYDVVCFDEVSGVSFDQKDGVNIMKGYMESGEFSRGKESIRADGSIVLVGNFDVDVEHQQRIGHLLGPLPPEMRDDTAFMDRIHCFLPGWDVPKLSPNLFTEHFGLVSDFLSECFTQLRSQSRVSELQGRVYWGGALSGRDINGVNKTVSGLLKLISPNPETDVSDEDLEWAVRLALEVRRRVKEQQKRIGAAEFRNTHFSYTFGTEGVEKFVATPELQSQSGIGDEPLECGQIWTLSPGGQDEHPGLFRLEVTEGPGSGVRVLNNPVPPAFRESIRCAEQNLYARAAQLVGDRDPRAHEFSVQLRGFDAAKSGAKTGVGALIALASALLKKSVRGGLVVVGEVTLGGTIEPVHNAVTLAELSVEKGAKSLLLPVSCRRQLFDLSDDMATKLDIEFYQDARDALLKALAE